In the genome of Vicia villosa cultivar HV-30 ecotype Madison, WI linkage group LG7, Vvil1.0, whole genome shotgun sequence, one region contains:
- the LOC131620475 gene encoding hydroxyproline O-galactosyltransferase GALT6-like, translating into MKRDNLNPLLLFPNRPKPLHVFMTLMLLYLVFTTFEFKTFESVSVSTVFENEHRNTHHRKALNFPSQEALGSLHRKPMQGLQKVSTLNFNEGDLNETGLGKGKDKFSEIQRDVKEAWVKGKRMWEEIQFQNMETVNVAEKNISDSCLHSISISGSELRKQKGIMMIPCGLTLWSHVTVVGTPRLGHWEHDSKISVVKDEEEKVLVSQFMMELQGLKIVEDEEPPKILHFNPRLKGDYSGKPVIEQNTCYRMQWGSSLRCEGWKSRADEDTVDGQVKCEKWIRDDDSHSEESKATWWLPRLIGRKHKITLDWPYPFAEGRLFVLTLTAGLEGYHVTVDGKHITSFPYRTGFSLEDATGLSIKGDIDVHSIYAASLPTSHPSFAPQMHLELLPQWKAPPILDKNVELFIGILSAGNHFAERMAVRKSWMQHKLIKSSHVVARFFVALHGKKDINVDIKKEADYFGDIIIVPYMDHYDLVVVKTVAIAEYGIRTVAAKNIMKCDDDTFVRVDSIMSEVRKVGIGKSLYIGNMNYHHTPLRHGKWAVTYEEWTEEEYPTYANGPGYVISSDIAQFIVSNFEEHKLKLFKMEDVSMGMWVEQFNNSKPVEYVHSYKFCQFGCIEDYYTAHYQSPRQMTCMWDKLQHKGKPQCCNNR; encoded by the exons ATGAAGAGAGACAACCTTAACCCATTGTTACTTTTTCCAAATAGACCTAAACCTCTTCACGTTTTCATGACCCTTATGCTTCTTTATTTGGTTTTCACAACGTTTGAATTCAAAACCTTTGAGTCTGTTTCGGTTTCTACAGTGTTTGAGAATGAACACCGGAACACCCATCATAGAAAAGCTTTAAACTTTCCATCACAAGAAGCTTTAGGTTCATTACATCGAAAACCCATGCAGGGGTTGCAGAAAGTTTCCACCTTGAATTTCAATGAAGGTGATTTGAATGAAACTGGTTTGGGAAAGGGAAAAGACAAATTTTCTGAGATTCAGAGGGATGTTAAGGAAGCTTGGGTTAAAGGGAAGAGAATGTGGGAGGAAATTCAGTTTCAGAATATGGAAACTGTGAATGTGGCTGAGAAGAATATATCTGATTCGTGTTTGCATTCGATTTCGATATCTGGGTCGGAATTAAGGAAGCAGAAAGGGATCATGATGATTCCTTGTGGGTTGACTTTGTGGTCACATGTTACTGTTGTTGGGACGCCGCGGTTGGGTCATTGGGAACATGATTCGAAGATATCTGTGGTGAAGGATGAGGAGGAAAAGGTGTTGGTGTCACAGTTTATGATGGAGCTTCAAGGGTTGAAGATAGTTGAAGATGAGGAACCGCCTAAGATACTGCATTTTAATCCTAGGTTGAAAGGTGATTATAGTGGGAAGCCTGTGATTGAGCAGAATACTTGTTATAGGATGCAATGGGGTTCTTCACTCAGGTGTGAGGGATGGAAGTCTAGAGCTGATGAAGATACTG TCGACGGACAGGTGAAATGTGAAAAGTGGATTCGCGATGATGATAGTCATTCAGAAGAGTCTAAGGCAACATGGTGGTTACCTAGACTGATAGGGCGAAAACACAAGATCACTTTAGATTGGCCATACCCTTTTGCAGAAGGAAGATTATTTGTTCTCACTTTAACTGCTGGCTTGGAAGGTTACCATGTTACTGTGGACGGAAAGCACATTACATCTTTTCCCTATCGCACG GGCTTCTCTCTTGAGGATGCTACCGGTCTATCCATAAAAGGGGACATCGATGTGCACTCTATATACGCGGCTTCTTTACCGACATCACATCCAAGTTTTGCACCACAGATGCATCTAGAATTACTTCCTCAATGGAAAGCTCCACCTATTCTCGATAAGAATGTTGAGCTCTTCATTGGAATACTTTCTGCCGGCAACCATTTTGCGGAACGAATGGCAGTAAGAAAATCGTGGATGCAACATAAGCTAATCAAATCCTCACATGTTGTAGCTCGATTCTTTGTTGCTCTG CATGGAAAGAAAGATATAAATGTTGACATAAAGAAAGAAGCAGATTATTTTGGAGATATTATTATAGTACCATACATGGATCACTATGACCTTGTTGTGGTGAAGACCGTGGCGATTGCCGAATATGGG ATTCGTACGGTAGCTGCTAAGAATATCATGAAATGCGACGATGACACATTTGTTCGAGTAGATTCTATCATGAGTGAAGTAAGAAAAGTAGGAATTGGAAAAAGTCTTTACATTGGCAATATGAATTACCACCATACGCCCCTCCGCCATGGTAAATGGGCAGTCACATATGAG GAATGGACAGAAGAAGAGTATCCTACATATGCTAATGGTCCTGGTTATGTTATCTCATCAGACATTGCTCAGTTCATTGTATCCAACTTTGAGGAGCACAAATTAAAA TTATTTAAAATGGAAGATGTGAGCATGGGAATGTGGGTAGAGCAATTCAACAACTCAAAACCTGTTGAGTATGTTCACAGCTACAAGTTCTGCCAATTTGGTTGTATTGAAGATTACTACACTGCACATTACCAATCTCCAAGACAAATGACATGTATGTGGGACAAATTGCAACACAAGGGAAAGCCACAATGCTGCAACAACAGATGA